A genomic window from Nitrospirota bacterium includes:
- a CDS encoding sigma-54 dependent transcriptional regulator, with the protein MKKRVLLVDDEPSVLASLKVVLEPIYEVICASSAQEGLDLFRQESPDLVLLDVILPGTNGLELLQTLRAEDRSKPVIMLTATKTVKTAVDAMKLGAADYLTKPFDIEELRLIVAKTLAAHELEQEVRYLRSQVATRYAFHNLVGKSQAMQEIYAKIEQAADTKATVLITGESGTGKELVARALHFNSSRRDRPFVALNCAALPETLIESELFGHEKGAFTDATARRAGQFELAHGGTLFLDEIGDLSLATQAKLLRVLQEREFTRIGGTHPVKVDVRIIAATNKNLEDLVRRKQFREDLYYRIHVVSLFLPPLRDRRQDISLLARHFLSKRLEEDSRPEQEFSKEALEVLTRYHWPGNVRELENVVEQALVWSQGGTITTEHLPASVKTDSRFSSLREETLSGHLSLEKAVLEFEKEIILDALRKTDYIQTHASALLGISRRMLKYRMDTLGIGTSQTASELEVEKL; encoded by the coding sequence ATGAAGAAACGGGTCTTGCTGGTCGATGACGAACCGAGTGTGCTGGCCTCACTGAAGGTGGTCCTGGAGCCGATCTACGAGGTCATCTGCGCTTCGAGCGCTCAGGAGGGATTGGACCTGTTTCGCCAGGAATCTCCGGACCTCGTGCTCCTCGACGTGATCCTGCCCGGCACGAATGGCTTGGAGCTCCTCCAGACCCTCCGCGCCGAGGATCGGAGCAAACCCGTCATCATGCTGACGGCCACGAAGACGGTGAAAACCGCCGTAGACGCCATGAAGCTGGGCGCGGCGGACTACCTCACGAAGCCTTTTGACATCGAGGAATTGCGGCTCATCGTGGCCAAAACGCTCGCGGCCCACGAACTGGAGCAGGAGGTCCGGTACCTCCGGTCCCAGGTCGCCACCCGGTACGCCTTCCACAACCTCGTCGGCAAGAGCCAGGCCATGCAGGAGATCTACGCGAAGATCGAGCAGGCAGCCGATACCAAGGCCACCGTGCTCATCACCGGCGAGAGCGGCACCGGCAAGGAATTGGTCGCCCGGGCGCTCCACTTCAACAGCTCGCGACGCGATCGCCCGTTCGTCGCGCTGAACTGCGCGGCCTTACCGGAAACCCTCATCGAAAGCGAGCTCTTCGGCCATGAGAAGGGGGCCTTTACCGACGCCACCGCCCGGCGAGCGGGCCAGTTCGAGCTGGCTCACGGCGGAACCCTGTTCTTGGATGAGATCGGCGACCTGAGCCTGGCGACGCAGGCCAAGCTGCTGCGCGTGCTCCAGGAGCGTGAATTTACCCGCATCGGCGGCACCCATCCGGTCAAGGTGGATGTCCGGATCATTGCGGCCACGAACAAGAATCTCGAGGATCTGGTGCGCCGCAAACAGTTCCGGGAGGACCTCTACTATCGGATCCACGTCGTCTCGCTCTTTCTGCCTCCTCTACGTGACCGTCGGCAGGACATCTCCCTGTTGGCCAGACACTTCTTGAGCAAGCGGCTCGAAGAAGACTCTCGTCCCGAACAGGAATTCTCCAAGGAAGCCTTGGAGGTCCTCACCCGGTACCACTGGCCGGGCAATGTCCGCGAACTCGAAAACGTCGTCGAGCAGGCCCTGGTCTGGTCCCAAGGCGGCACCATCACGACGGAGCACCTGCCGGCCTCCGTCAAGACTGATTCCCGTTTCAGCTCGTTGCGCGAGGAGACCCTCTCCGGCCACCTCTCTCTGGAAAAAGCCGTGCTCGAGTTCGAAAAAGAGATTATCCTGGACGCGCTGCGGAAGACCGACTATATCCAGACCCATGCCTCGGCCCTGCTGGGCATCAGCAGGCGGATGCTGAAGTATCGAATGGATACGCTCGGGATCGGCACGAGCCAGACAGCCTCCGAGCTGGAGGTCGAAAAGCTGTAA
- a CDS encoding HD domain-containing phosphohydrolase: MTMTASKPTILIVEDEAGPRDALKIILRPFYGLHMADNALTAMKTLREQPIDLVTLDLKLPDRQGMDLLRDIKQERSDVEVIIITGYGSLKSAMDGLRYGAAGYLVKPFNVTELISVINQALGKKQRLQGLREFLKTHAVVWREHPDTTGTWRLLLELYGSLTKTTKPALGSAEYLAFIPLITDLFEAKDRELLNHSSRASFYAGLLARRLYLPAQEQKLLAIGAFLHDIGTIPFNEPFLSKTGELEDDEREPLRPHPEIGARIILPLGLPAQVRQAIVHHHERYDGLGYPSGLQGERIPLSARIVGLVQAFDLMVTGSPAQPALSIEEASEQIQRQAGTRFDPKLAELFLGAMAENKTTLPALSSRTIALPD, from the coding sequence ATGACCATGACCGCAAGCAAGCCGACGATCCTGATTGTGGAAGACGAAGCTGGTCCCCGCGATGCCCTCAAGATCATTCTGAGGCCGTTTTACGGTCTCCATATGGCTGATAACGCCCTGACCGCCATGAAGACGCTCAGAGAGCAGCCGATCGACTTGGTCACCCTGGACCTGAAGCTCCCGGACCGACAGGGGATGGATCTCTTGCGGGACATCAAGCAGGAACGGAGCGATGTCGAGGTCATCATCATTACCGGCTACGGGAGCCTCAAATCGGCCATGGACGGGCTCCGGTACGGCGCAGCCGGCTACCTCGTGAAACCGTTCAACGTCACGGAGTTGATCTCCGTCATCAACCAGGCGTTGGGAAAGAAGCAAAGGCTGCAAGGACTGCGGGAGTTTCTCAAGACCCACGCAGTCGTCTGGAGAGAACACCCCGATACCACAGGGACCTGGCGCCTCCTCCTCGAACTTTACGGCTCGCTCACCAAGACAACCAAGCCGGCGCTCGGCTCCGCCGAGTATCTGGCATTCATTCCATTAATCACCGATCTCTTCGAAGCCAAGGACCGCGAGTTGTTGAACCATTCTTCTCGCGCCAGCTTCTACGCCGGGCTGCTGGCCCGGCGCCTCTACCTGCCGGCCCAGGAACAAAAGCTGCTGGCTATCGGTGCCTTTTTACATGATATCGGCACGATTCCGTTCAACGAGCCTTTTCTCTCAAAGACTGGAGAACTGGAGGATGATGAACGGGAACCGTTGAGACCGCATCCCGAAATCGGGGCCCGGATCATCCTCCCGCTCGGCCTGCCGGCCCAAGTCCGTCAAGCCATCGTCCATCACCACGAGCGGTATGACGGGTTGGGATATCCCAGCGGGCTGCAAGGAGAGCGGATTCCCCTGTCTGCGAGGATCGTAGGATTGGTCCAGGCATTCGACCTGATGGTTACCGGCTCACCCGCTCAACCAGCCTTGTCCATCGAGGAAGCCAGTGAGCAGATTCAGCGGCAGGCGGGGACCAGGTTCGATCCCAAGCTCGCGGAGCTCTTCCTCGGGGCAATGGCCGAAAACAAGACCACGCTGCCCGCTCTCTCGTCGCGGACCATTGCTCTTCCCGACTGA
- the trxA gene encoding thioredoxin, with product MAAQAMKVDEGSWDAEVMKAPGLVMVDFWAVWCGPCQMVAPVVEELANEYAGKVRVLKLNTDENPEIAGRYQIMSIPTIMFFKDGKPVEKLIGARPKRQFKEVIDSLLAQSTPTA from the coding sequence GTGGCGGCACAGGCGATGAAAGTGGACGAAGGCAGTTGGGACGCCGAGGTCATGAAGGCTCCCGGACTGGTGATGGTGGATTTCTGGGCCGTCTGGTGCGGGCCCTGCCAGATGGTGGCCCCGGTCGTCGAGGAACTGGCGAACGAGTATGCCGGAAAGGTGCGGGTCTTGAAGCTCAATACCGACGAGAACCCGGAGATCGCCGGCCGTTACCAGATCATGAGCATCCCGACCATCATGTTTTTCAAAGACGGCAAGCCGGTCGAGAAACTCATCGGCGCGAGGCCCAAACGCCAGTTCAAGGAAGTGATCGATTCCCTGCTCGCGCAAAGCACCCCCACCGCTTGA
- the recN gene encoding DNA repair protein RecN: MLTELRISNFALIDSLSLEFAEGFHVLTGETGAGKSILVDAIALLVGGRAGGDLIRTDAEEAVLEAAFVLPAASPLLAPLRESGSLASGESELIIRRVLSRTGRNRVYLNGHLTPLHVLQSLAGTLIDIHGQHEQQSLLSAEAQLEALDCFGRLKDLRANYAAQYERWRTSQRELEEATRLAADRAAREEFLRFQAKELEEARVQPGEEETLLADRRRLSHVQRLGELSGESYSLVYGGEASVLAMLASVAQRLKELSAIDPDAAEWAELCDGAAVQVRELAQRLRDYQKQLDRDPDRLGQVEERLDLLQRLKKKYGGTIETLLTRAAEVKREIEALGSDESRLAGLRDRVAENRQRVSALALQLSEGRARAAKSLETRLKEELAALKMERTRIKIAVVREEEGLGPSGYDRVEYLFSANQGEPLQPLARVASGGELSRVMLALKTVLAEADRVPVLIFDEVDSGVGGAVAAVMGRRLQALAAYHQVFCITHLPQIASQAGTHFLVEKSVVKKRTVTTARRLDDTARHEEIARMLGGLAITSAVRQTAAEMLREAGRRD; encoded by the coding sequence ATGCTCACCGAGCTGCGCATTTCCAACTTTGCGCTGATCGACAGCCTGAGCCTGGAGTTCGCCGAAGGCTTCCACGTCCTCACCGGCGAGACGGGCGCAGGAAAATCCATCCTCGTTGACGCCATCGCGCTGCTGGTCGGCGGCCGGGCCGGCGGCGATCTGATCCGGACCGATGCGGAGGAGGCCGTGCTGGAAGCGGCCTTCGTCCTGCCGGCGGCCAGCCCTCTGCTCGCCCCCCTCCGAGAGAGCGGCTCGCTGGCTTCCGGGGAGTCGGAGCTGATCATCCGACGGGTCCTGTCCCGCACCGGCCGAAACCGGGTCTATCTGAACGGGCACCTGACGCCCCTGCACGTGCTCCAGTCCCTGGCGGGCACGCTCATCGACATCCACGGTCAGCACGAGCAACAGTCCCTTCTTTCCGCTGAGGCCCAGTTGGAGGCGCTGGACTGCTTCGGGCGCCTCAAGGACCTTCGCGCAAACTATGCGGCCCAGTACGAACGGTGGCGAACCAGCCAGCGCGAGCTCGAGGAAGCGACGCGGCTCGCGGCCGACCGCGCGGCGCGGGAGGAGTTCTTGCGTTTTCAGGCCAAGGAACTCGAGGAGGCCCGAGTCCAGCCGGGCGAGGAAGAGACCCTGCTTGCCGATCGCCGACGCCTGAGCCACGTCCAGCGGCTGGGAGAGCTGAGCGGAGAGAGCTACTCCCTGGTCTACGGGGGTGAGGCGTCGGTGCTGGCGATGCTGGCCTCCGTGGCTCAGCGGCTCAAAGAGCTCAGTGCGATCGATCCGGACGCAGCCGAGTGGGCTGAGTTGTGCGACGGCGCGGCCGTGCAGGTGCGGGAGCTCGCTCAGCGGCTGCGGGATTATCAGAAACAGCTTGACCGGGATCCGGATCGGTTGGGCCAGGTCGAGGAGCGGCTCGATCTTCTGCAACGACTGAAGAAGAAATACGGGGGGACGATCGAGACCCTGCTGACGCGAGCCGCCGAGGTGAAACGGGAAATCGAAGCCCTGGGGAGTGATGAATCGCGCCTGGCCGGGCTGCGCGACCGGGTCGCCGAGAACCGTCAACGCGTCTCCGCCCTGGCCCTGCAGCTCTCCGAAGGCCGCGCCCGTGCCGCCAAAAGCCTTGAGACTCGGCTCAAGGAGGAACTCGCGGCGCTCAAGATGGAGCGAACCAGGATCAAAATCGCGGTCGTGCGGGAGGAAGAGGGTCTGGGACCGAGCGGATACGATCGAGTCGAGTACCTCTTTTCGGCGAACCAGGGGGAGCCGCTCCAGCCCCTCGCCCGCGTGGCGTCCGGCGGGGAGCTCTCGAGAGTCATGCTGGCCTTGAAGACGGTGCTGGCGGAGGCCGATCGGGTGCCGGTCTTGATCTTCGATGAGGTGGACTCGGGAGTCGGCGGCGCGGTCGCGGCGGTGATGGGACGGCGATTGCAGGCCCTGGCTGCCTACCATCAGGTGTTTTGCATCACCCATCTGCCGCAGATTGCCTCCCAGGCCGGCACGCATTTTCTCGTCGAAAAATCCGTCGTCAAGAAACGGACGGTGACGACGGCCAGGCGCCTTGACGACACGGCCCGGCACGAAGAAATCGCCAGGATGTTGGGGGGATTGGCCATCACGAGCGCGGTCCGGCAGACCGCCGCAGAGATGCTCCGGGAGGCCGGCCGGAGAGATTGA